From the genome of Bacillus oleivorans, one region includes:
- a CDS encoding ABC transporter ATP-binding protein has protein sequence MTVPLLEVNILHKHYKHGKSGLFDKATFVKAVNGVTFSLYPGETFGLVGESGCGKSTTGQVILQLIKQTSGTIKYKGEDISSFSSSKLKEWRKAVQIVFQDPYSSLNPKKTIGWILNEPLVIHKIGNKASREKKILQILEDVGLDASFLNRYPHELSGGQRQRVAIASAIILNPEFIVIDEGVSALDVSVQAQILNLLKKLQKQYKLTYLFISHDLNVVRYFCDRIAVMYLGEIVEIGKAEDFGVKPLHPYADALFSAIPTLDEEHHRIVLKGDLPNPSNPPSGCPFHTRCPYVLDICKTVKPETKSLREEHLVSCHKVVLEEQAQERVKTSAVLNEA, from the coding sequence ATGACAGTCCCTTTACTAGAAGTGAATATTCTTCACAAGCATTATAAGCACGGAAAGAGTGGTTTGTTTGATAAGGCAACGTTTGTAAAGGCCGTAAATGGCGTTACTTTTTCCCTGTATCCAGGCGAAACTTTTGGCTTGGTAGGGGAAAGCGGCTGTGGAAAATCGACAACAGGGCAAGTCATACTGCAGCTGATCAAACAAACGAGCGGGACCATAAAATATAAGGGGGAAGATATCTCTTCCTTTTCGAGCAGCAAACTAAAAGAGTGGCGTAAGGCTGTCCAAATTGTTTTTCAAGATCCTTATTCGTCCTTGAATCCGAAAAAAACAATCGGGTGGATTTTAAATGAACCGCTTGTTATTCATAAAATCGGCAACAAAGCTTCGCGTGAGAAGAAAATACTGCAAATCTTAGAAGATGTTGGTCTCGATGCATCGTTTTTAAATCGTTACCCCCATGAATTGAGCGGCGGCCAGCGACAGCGGGTAGCCATTGCTTCTGCCATTATTTTAAATCCTGAATTTATCGTGATTGACGAAGGAGTTTCTGCACTTGATGTATCCGTTCAGGCACAGATTTTAAATCTATTGAAAAAGCTGCAAAAGCAATATAAGCTAACCTATCTTTTTATTTCCCACGATTTAAATGTGGTGCGATATTTTTGTGATCGTATTGCGGTCATGTATTTAGGGGAGATTGTGGAAATTGGCAAAGCAGAAGACTTTGGGGTGAAGCCACTGCATCCTTATGCGGATGCGCTATTTTCGGCAATCCCAACGCTTGATGAAGAGCATCACCGGATTGTGCTTAAAGGGGATCTTCCTAATCCCAGCAACCCGCCAAGCGGTTGTCCATTTCACACGAGATGTCCGTATGTACTGGATATTTGTAAAACTGTGAAACCTGAAACAAAGTCTTTGCGTGAAGAACATTTGGTCAGTTGTCATAAGGTGGTATTAGAGGAACAAGCACAGGAGCGGGTAAAAACGAGCGCTGTTTTGAATGAAGCCTAA
- a CDS encoding metallophosphoesterase, producing MKVGVISDLHIDRNAALLPENTSFAEILADLIKKLHIDILLIAGDISNDYRMSIDFLNELERLSHTKVLFVPGNHDYWSKENGVTNTWDIYHAFNQWNGCIMEQAFHLNDDWVVVGNSGWYDYSFGSEAFSEAEFNQGYYMERTWQDFNYVNWGRENKEMCQFFYRALEADLQKHKGKNIIMMTHMLTHPQFTVPMPNQLWEFFNAFLGSRQYSDLYNKYHVKYGIMGHVHYRKIESTDTTTMICACLGNHDEWKSENLVNELNEALVVFEVK from the coding sequence GTGAAAGTAGGAGTTATTTCTGATTTGCATATTGACCGTAATGCCGCTTTGCTCCCGGAAAATACAAGTTTTGCAGAAATTTTAGCAGATTTAATCAAAAAGCTTCATATAGATATTTTACTGATTGCAGGTGATATTTCCAATGATTACCGTATGAGTATCGACTTTTTGAATGAATTAGAAAGGTTAAGTCATACGAAGGTCCTTTTTGTTCCGGGTAACCATGACTATTGGTCTAAAGAGAATGGAGTAACAAACACTTGGGATATTTATCATGCTTTTAATCAATGGAATGGCTGTATTATGGAACAAGCTTTTCATTTAAATGATGATTGGGTGGTTGTTGGTAACTCAGGATGGTACGATTATTCCTTTGGCAGCGAAGCTTTTAGCGAAGCTGAATTTAATCAGGGGTACTACATGGAGCGGACTTGGCAGGATTTTAATTATGTGAATTGGGGTCGGGAAAATAAGGAAATGTGTCAATTTTTCTATAGGGCATTAGAGGCGGACTTGCAAAAGCATAAAGGTAAAAACATTATTATGATGACCCATATGCTAACACACCCCCAATTCACAGTCCCAATGCCGAATCAGTTATGGGAGTTTTTTAATGCTTTTTTAGGCAGCAGGCAATATAGTGATTTGTATAATAAATATCATGTAAAATATGGCATCATGGGGCATGTTCATTATCGGAAAATCGAATCAACTGATACCACAACGATGATTTGTGCATGCTTGGGCAATCATGACGAATGGAAGAGCGAAAACCTGGTGAATGAGTTAAATGAAGCTTTAGTAGTGTTTGAGGTTAAATAA